GAGTACCGCCCCTGAAGGCCAGCGCCCCCGGAGGTCACGCCCTGAAGGTCGCCGCCCGGGAATCCGGCGCGGAGGTCCGGCGCCGGCTCAGGGGTTGAGACCCCGCTGGAACGCCCAGAGGGCGAGTTGTGTGCGGTCCGCGGCGCCGGTCTTGTCGAGCATGTTGGCGAGGTCAGTTCATCCCGGACACCTGGTCGCGCTGGGGGGCCGACGGCAACGGAGACGGTTACGCTGACCCCAACCAAATCGATGACGCGGCGTTGGCCACTGCTCGCTACCTGTGCGCTTCCGGAAACGTCTCCACTGCCGACGACTGGCGGGCGGCAGTGCACTCCTACAACCACAGCGACCAGTACGTGGCTGATGTCGCCGCGACGGCAAACCCCTATGCCGGGCGAGTGAACCGGTGACATGACCTGGCGGTGCGTTCAGGTGGCGGTCTCCGGCCTGCGTTCTTCGTTCGGACGCCAAGCCTGGCGGGAGGCAACTGTGTTCGGGTTGTTTATCTTGGGTTCCTTTTCCCGTGGTGCACTTGATCTCGACGGGGTTTCAGATCTGCTGTGAGGGAGTCGCTCGTGTTCACCCCGATGTACGGATCCGGGTGGGAGAAGGACCGGCAGTGAATGCTTCCCCGACGGATGAACCGGGCAAATCAGCCACCGGACCGGATCCCAGCACCACGACGGCGTCCACTGGGCGGACCATCCCGCGCCGCCGCCGGGTAAGACTGATCACGGGCTGGCTGGCCCTGCTCGCCGGGGTGCTGGCTGCCGGGCTCCTGTTGGAAGCGGCGCTTATCCGGCATGACCAGGAGGTTTTGCCGGTTCCCGGCCGGCTTGTCCATACCAGTGAACGGACTTGGCGGCTGGACTGCACCGGGGAGGGTGAGCTGACGGTCATTCTCGAAGCCGGTCTGGGCGAATCCGGGCTGACGTGGTCCGGCATCCAGCCGGCACTGAGTCGAACCACGCGCGTCTGTTCTTACGACCGGGCAGGATACGGCTGGAGCGATCCCGGGGTGGGCAGCCGTGACGCCGTCACAGAGGCTGCGGACCTCAATGGCCTGCTCCAGACGGCGGGCGTCCGCGGACCGTACATCATGGTGGGCCACTCGCTGGGCAGCTTCATCGCCCGGCTGTACGCGGCACGGTACCCGGATGAGGTGGCAGGGCTGGTACTGGTGGACCCTACGAATGAGAACTCGGCCCTGCAAGCCGGGGAGCCGAGGATCCCGGCCCTGCTGACCCGCGGCCGGGCACTCATATCGCGGTTCGGTCTGTTGCGCCCGTTCATCTCCGGATTGGTCGCTGACCAGGTGGGCGAAAATCCTCCTGAGGCCGTCACCCGGGACGCGCCCTTCCTCTACCGTGCCAGCGCGCTCGATACCAACAACTCGGAGCTCTCCGCGTCGCTGGACGGTGCGAATCAAGTCACCGGGCAACCGCTCACGGACCGGAGTCTTCCGGCGGTGGTTCTATTGACCACGGACAGTGTGGGCGACACGGGTCACTTCCAAACGCTCACCAAAGATACCCGGGTCATAGACGCCGGCCAGAGCAGCCACTATGTCCACTACAGCCACCCGGACCTCGTCCTTACTATAATCAGCGAGGTCCTCACAGGCGTGAGGAATTGACGACGAGCCCAAGCCCCCGGCAACGTCAGGGACATCGCCGAGGCTGCAACGCCGTCGTGATCCTCGCTGTTCCGGGCAGCGAAGTCACCGTGGACATTGATAACGCCGGTGTGGGCTTGGACCCCGCCGGGTTGGCCGCGCAGATGGCCGGCGACGGATCATCCGGGCATCTGGGCCAGTGGCCGCAGGGCTGCTGGGTCAGAGCAGGTCTAACTCACGGGTGGTTCCGAAGGCGACATCGGGGCTGAGGGTGATTTCGAAGGTGTTGTAATCGACCCTGGTGACGAGAATGCCGCAGTTGGTAGCTTTCCCGCGGAGCAGGGCACAGGTGTGCTCAATTTCCCTGTCTCTTGAGGCGGGGTCCTCAACTTTGATTGTGATGCTTAGTTGTGTGGGCATTGTGGCAGTCCTTTTCTGGAAATTTCGGGCTGTCAAGTGGCGTGGACTGGTTAGGCCTGTTCTGCTTCAAGCCAGACGCCCACGTCGTCGTCCATATGCAGGGCCACTCGTCCCCGTCCTTCGTCGAGCCAGATCCAGAAGATGGATGCATCCGGGGCAACGATGTCTATGAACCCGGCCAGGGCCGCCTCATTTTCGCGCTGGATTCTTACCCTGTCGTTTGGGCTAAGCCAAACCCAGTCGTCAGGCGTGAGCGCGCTGCCACTGCTGGGTCGGGCGGCCGTGTCGATGGTGGTCACCGCGGGCCAGGCCGCATCCTGCTCGGCGGGTGCTGCCTCTTTGTTGGGTCTTTCGGTTTCCATTGCCGGCGCTACCACAGCAGTGAATCGTTCATGGGTTGTCTTTCTGATCATTTGGTTCTTGGCGGTTCGGCGTGACGGGTCTCCGGGCGGCC
This window of the Arthrobacter sp. StoSoilB5 genome carries:
- a CDS encoding alpha/beta fold hydrolase; this encodes MNASPTDEPGKSATGPDPSTTTASTGRTIPRRRRVRLITGWLALLAGVLAAGLLLEAALIRHDQEVLPVPGRLVHTSERTWRLDCTGEGELTVILEAGLGESGLTWSGIQPALSRTTRVCSYDRAGYGWSDPGVGSRDAVTEAADLNGLLQTAGVRGPYIMVGHSLGSFIARLYAARYPDEVAGLVLVDPTNENSALQAGEPRIPALLTRGRALISRFGLLRPFISGLVADQVGENPPEAVTRDAPFLYRASALDTNNSELSASLDGANQVTGQPLTDRSLPAVVLLTTDSVGDTGHFQTLTKDTRVIDAGQSSHYVHYSHPDLVLTIISEVLTGVRN